TAGCCTACTTGGCTAAGAGAAGCATAAGCTTCTGTTCACTAGTCTATGTGGGATAATATAGTGCGACATAATATGGTATGATATAGCAGCCTTGCGCTGAAAAGAAACATGACATCGTAAATCAAGTGCTTGCTTAAGCACCAATAATTTTAGCCCATCGCTCTGGTAGGATCTTGCTGAAATCAAAGTTTCCATCTGGCCCCTTTTCGATGGCGCCCTTCTCAGTGACCACAGCATCGATGAGCTCTGCTGGGGTGACATCAAAAGCAGGGTTCCACACGTTGATCCGCTGGTCAGCGGTAGCAACTCGTACTTTGCTGCTCTCGTCAACGGAGCCATCGGGCTTGATCACTGCTCCAGTGACTTGGGTGAGTTCCTCCGCCTTTCGCTCCTCAATCTTGATACCATCACCAGTCTCGGTCTCCAGATCAATGCTGGTAGTAGGAGCGGCGACAATGAACTTGACACCGTGATGCTTGGCCAGAACAGCGAGTTGGTATGTACCAATTTTGTTGGCGGTATCACCGTTGCGGACAACTCGGTCAGCGCCTACAATGACAGCGGCGATGTTCTTTTCTTGCTTGCGAGTGCGGAAGAGTGATGCAGCCATTGAATCGGTGATGAGTGTGCTGGGGATTTTCTCAAAGACCAGCTCGAAAGCGGTAAGTCGGCTTCCCTGGTTGTAAGGACGAGTCTCTGTGCAGAATGCATGCTGAAGGAGGTCCTtggattgaagtgttcgaatGATACCCAGAGCGGTGCCGTGGCCAGATGTCGCAAGGGATCCAGTGTTGCAGTGAGTAAGGACCGAGATCTTCTGGTCGGGAGAGGCACTGGCTTGTGATCGGAGCCACTCAGCACCATGATCGCCAATGGAAAGGTTGGTCTGGAGGTCCTTCTCAAAGatcttctcagcctcctcGATAAAAGCAGCGATAACTTGGTCCTTTGTTGCGGAGCTTCCAACTGTTCTTATTTTTGCCTTGAGTTG
This Fusarium poae strain DAOMC 252244 chromosome 3, whole genome shotgun sequence DNA region includes the following protein-coding sequences:
- the MRI1 gene encoding S-methyl-5-thioribose-1-phosphate isomerase (BUSCO:28035at5125); the protein is MSTLQAVKYTRGQLQVLDQLRLPHEFHYDDVSNRTEAFDSIATMRVRGAPAIAIVAALGLAVELQNGSITASDAEGTISQIDEALDYLKESRPTAVDLTNAINQLKAKIRTVGSSATKDQVIAAFIEEAEKIFEKDLQTNLSIGDHGAEWLRSQASASPDQKISVLTHCNTGSLATSGHGTALGIIRTLQSKDLLQHAFCTETRPYNQGSRLTAFELVFEKIPSTLITDSMAASLFRTRKQEKNIAAVIVGADRVVRNGDTANKIGTYQLAVLAKHHGVKFIVAAPTTSIDLETETGDGIKIEERKAEELTQVTGAVIKPDGSVDESSKVRVATADQRINVWNPAFDVTPAELIDAVVTEKGAIEKGPDGNFDFSKILPERWAKIIGA